One region of Culex pipiens pallens isolate TS chromosome 2, TS_CPP_V2, whole genome shotgun sequence genomic DNA includes:
- the LOC120419310 gene encoding ionotropic receptor 93a isoform X3: MDMKTMKAFSWKSAILLYDDSFDRDIVARSVLALSKESEDVLPLSLSLFRIESHTHMWEKRKAVRKVLLGLPTRYIGTNFIAIVTATTMELVMDIAKELKMVNPLAQWLYVISDTTAEQNNISSVHSIISEGDNIAFVYNMRKTAASCESQTLCYIENLVNALVKGLSKLIREEKAVYGQIADEEWEVIRMTKVERKNDILQIIKEERVGKDTCNECSMWKVQSGETWGYTYQLPADDVLSGTAVGRRKQVEMLDVGYWTPQDGFVMADFLFPHISHGFRGIHLNFYTYHNPPWQFVSFNESGHPTLSGGVVMDILEELSRKLNFTYTVIVAQTNIEYVGNLTEDGNNTSIREIHTVTTDIPSEIMKSLIDNKILLAAVGATVSEKQKKFINFTVPISIQTYSFIVSRPKELSRVFLFLSPFTVDTWMCLGLTILMMAPLLYVVNRVSPFYEHHGKSNKLGLGKLNNCFWYLYGALLQQGGLYLPYADSGRIIIGTWWLVVLVIVTTYCGNLVAFLTFPKIAVPITTISQLVRNNEGITWSIRKGTFLEQFLRETDDAKYLKLSHGATFISDESDSMVQSIRNGHHVHIDWRTNLKYLLKREFLKNDRCDFALSLDEFLDEQIALALPKASPYLDVINAEITKMHQFGFIHKWLSNYMPSEDKCSKARKNTDVENHTVNNDDMAGSYYVLLIGFSSGMFLFLIEFGWRFYKKSKEQSLQPFTD; encoded by the exons ATGGACATGAAAACGATGAAGGCCTTCAGCTGGAAGTCTGCCATATTGCTGTACGATGACAGTTTTG ACCGCGACATCGTCGCCCGCTCCGTCCTAGCCCTGTCCAAGGAGTCGGAGGATGTCCTCCCACTATCGCTGTCCCTGTTCCGCATCGAGAGCCACACCCACATGTGGGAGAAACGCAAAGCCGTCCGGAAGGTACTGCTCGGTCTACCGACCCGCTACATTGGCACCAACTTCATAGCGATTGTAACCGCAACGACGATGGAACTGGTGATGGACATCGCCAAGGAGCTGAAGATGGTCAACCCGTTGGCCCAGTGGCTGTACGTGATATCGGATACGACAGCGGAGCAGAACAACATCTCGTCCGTGCACTCGATCATCTCCGAGGGGGACAACATTGCGTTCGTGTACAACATGAGAAAGACTGCGGCATCCTGCGAGTCCCAGACGCTGTGCTACATTGAGAACCTGGTGAATGCACTGGTAAAGGGACTGTCTAAGCTGATAAGGGAGGAGAAGGCTGTTTACGGGCAGATTGCTGATGAGGAGTGGGAGGTCATTCGGATGACCAAGGTGGAGCGGAAGAATGATATCCTGCAGATCATAAAG GAGGAACGTGTTGGAAAAGATACCTGCAACGAGTGCTCGATGTGGAAAGTACAATCTGGAGAAACCTGGGGATACACCTATCAATTACCCGCGG ACGATGTGTTATCCGGAACTGCGGTGGGACGGCGAAAGCAGGTTGAGATGCTGGATGTCGGCTACTGGACACCACAGGACGGGTTCGTGATGGCCGACTTTCTGTTTCCGCACATCTCTCACGGATTTCGAGGAATTCACCTGAACTTTTACACCTACCAT AACCCTCCATGGCAATTTGTGTCCTTTAACGAAAGTGGTCATCCCACCCTATCCGGGGGCGTCGTGATGGACATCTTGGAAGAGTTGTCCCGAAAGCTGAACTTTACCTACACCGTCATAGTCGCTCAAACCAACATTGAGTACGTTGGAAATCTTACCGAGGACGGAAACAATACG TCCATCAGAGAAATCCACACGGTCACCACGGACATCCCGTCCGAGATCATGAAGTCCCTAATCGACAACAAAATTCTGCTCGCCGCGGTCGGAGCAACGGTCAGcgaaaagcagaaaaagttcATCAACTTTACGGTGCCAATCAGCATCCAGACGTACAGCTTCATCGTGTCGAGACCAAA GGAGCTGAGCCGCGTCTTTCTGTTTCTGTCGCCGTTCACAGTTGAT ACTTGGATGTGCCTCGGGTTGACGATACTGATGATGGCCCCGCTGCTGTACGTGGTGAACCGCGTTAGCCCGTTCTACGAGCACCACGGCAAGTCCAACAAGCTGGGGCTGGGCAAGCTGAACAACTGCTTCTGGTATCTGTATGGGGCGCTGCTGCAGCAAG GTGGACTCTACCTTCCATATGCCGACAGTGGTCGAATTATTATTGGAACATGGTGGTTGG TTGTCCTCGTTATCGTCACCACCTACTGCGGAAATCTGGTTGCCTTTCTAACCTTCCCCAAGATCGCTGTTCCCATCACGACAATTTCGCAGCTGGTTCGCAACAACGAGGGAATAACTTGGAGCATCCGCAAGGGAACGTTTTTGGAGCAGTTTCTGAGGGAAACCGATGACGCCAAGTATCTCAAGCTGTCCCATGGAGCTACATTTATTTCGGACGAATCGGATTCGATGGTGCAGTCGATTCGGAACGGCCACCACGTGCACATCGACTGGAGGACCAACCTAaagtacctgctgaagagggaGTTCCTGAAGAATGATCGGTGTGATTTTGCGCTGAGTTTGGACGAGTTTTTGGACGAACAAATAGCGCTGGCTCTTCCCAAGGCTAGTCCGTATTTGGATGTCATCAACGCGGAGATTACGAAGATGCATCAGTTTGGGTTTATCCACAAGTGGCTCAGCAATTACATGCCCTCGGAGGACAAGTGTTCCAAGGCACGGAAGAACACGGACGTGGAAAATCACACGGTCAACAATGACGACATGGCTGGCTCTTATTACGTGCTTTTGATCGGGTTTTCTTCGGGGATGTTTCTGTTTCTGATTGAGTTTGGGTGGAGATTCTACAAAAAGTCCAAGGAGCAATCGCTGCAGCCGTTTACAGATTGA
- the LOC120419310 gene encoding ionotropic receptor 93a isoform X1, which produces MKLQVKVLVVILVLCNFKPSLGDDFPSLISANASIAVILDREYLDNQYEALLENTKRTFEQILRDNFKNGGLIVKYFSWTSINLRRDFTAVLSVSNCENTWDVYRNAAKENLVIMAITDTDCPRLPSHNAIMIPKSIPASGIFEELPQVIMDMKTMKAFSWKSAILLYDDSFDRDIVARSVLALSKESEDVLPLSLSLFRIESHTHMWEKRKAVRKVLLGLPTRYIGTNFIAIVTATTMELVMDIAKELKMVNPLAQWLYVISDTTAEQNNISSVHSIISEGDNIAFVYNMRKTAASCESQTLCYIENLVNALVKGLSKLIREEKAVYGQIADEEWEVIRMTKVERKNDILQIIKEERVGKDTCNECSMWKVQSGETWGYTYQLPADDVLSGTAVGRRKQVEMLDVGYWTPQDGFVMADFLFPHISHGFRGIHLNFYTYHNPPWQFVSFNESGHPTLSGGVVMDILEELSRKLNFTYTVIVAQTNIEYVGNLTEDGNNTSIREIHTVTTDIPSEIMKSLIDNKILLAAVGATVSEKQKKFINFTVPISIQTYSFIVSRPKELSRVFLFLSPFTVDTWMCLGLTILMMAPLLYVVNRVSPFYEHHGKSNKLGLGKLNNCFWYLYGALLQQGGLYLPYADSGRIIIGTWWLVVLVIVTTYCGNLVAFLTFPKIAVPITTISQLVRNNEGITWSIRKGTFLEQFLRETDDAKYLKLSHGATFISDESDSMVQSIRNGHHVHIDWRTNLKYLLKREFLKNDRCDFALSLDEFLDEQIALALPKASPYLDVINAEITKMHQFGFIHKWLSNYMPSEDKCSKARKNTDVENHTVNNDDMAGSYYVLLIGFSSGMFLFLIEFGWRFYKKSKEQSLQPFTD; this is translated from the exons ATGAAGCTCCAGGTGAAAGTGCTAGTGGTGATTTTAGTGTTGTGCAATTTTAAGCCATCCCTTGGGGATGACTTTCCATCTCTGATTTCGGCTAATGCCTCGATTG CGGTTATCCTGGACAGGGAATACCTGGATAACCAGTACGAGGCCCTGCTGGAAAACACCAAGCGCACCTTTGAGCAAATCCTGCGAGACAACTTTAAGAATGGCGGTCTGATCGTGAAATACTTTTCCTGGACCAGCATCAATCTGAGAAGAG ATTTTACCGCAGTGCTTTCGGTGTCCAACTGTGAAAACACCTGGGACGTGTACAGAAATGCGGCGAAGGAAAATCTGGTCATCATGGCAATTACGGACACGGATTGTCCACGGTTGCCATCTCACAATGCTATCATG ATCCCCAAATCAATTCCCGCCAGTGGCATCTTTGAAGAGCTGCCCCAAGTGATCATGGACATGAAAACGATGAAGGCCTTCAGCTGGAAGTCTGCCATATTGCTGTACGATGACAGTTTTG ACCGCGACATCGTCGCCCGCTCCGTCCTAGCCCTGTCCAAGGAGTCGGAGGATGTCCTCCCACTATCGCTGTCCCTGTTCCGCATCGAGAGCCACACCCACATGTGGGAGAAACGCAAAGCCGTCCGGAAGGTACTGCTCGGTCTACCGACCCGCTACATTGGCACCAACTTCATAGCGATTGTAACCGCAACGACGATGGAACTGGTGATGGACATCGCCAAGGAGCTGAAGATGGTCAACCCGTTGGCCCAGTGGCTGTACGTGATATCGGATACGACAGCGGAGCAGAACAACATCTCGTCCGTGCACTCGATCATCTCCGAGGGGGACAACATTGCGTTCGTGTACAACATGAGAAAGACTGCGGCATCCTGCGAGTCCCAGACGCTGTGCTACATTGAGAACCTGGTGAATGCACTGGTAAAGGGACTGTCTAAGCTGATAAGGGAGGAGAAGGCTGTTTACGGGCAGATTGCTGATGAGGAGTGGGAGGTCATTCGGATGACCAAGGTGGAGCGGAAGAATGATATCCTGCAGATCATAAAG GAGGAACGTGTTGGAAAAGATACCTGCAACGAGTGCTCGATGTGGAAAGTACAATCTGGAGAAACCTGGGGATACACCTATCAATTACCCGCGG ACGATGTGTTATCCGGAACTGCGGTGGGACGGCGAAAGCAGGTTGAGATGCTGGATGTCGGCTACTGGACACCACAGGACGGGTTCGTGATGGCCGACTTTCTGTTTCCGCACATCTCTCACGGATTTCGAGGAATTCACCTGAACTTTTACACCTACCAT AACCCTCCATGGCAATTTGTGTCCTTTAACGAAAGTGGTCATCCCACCCTATCCGGGGGCGTCGTGATGGACATCTTGGAAGAGTTGTCCCGAAAGCTGAACTTTACCTACACCGTCATAGTCGCTCAAACCAACATTGAGTACGTTGGAAATCTTACCGAGGACGGAAACAATACG TCCATCAGAGAAATCCACACGGTCACCACGGACATCCCGTCCGAGATCATGAAGTCCCTAATCGACAACAAAATTCTGCTCGCCGCGGTCGGAGCAACGGTCAGcgaaaagcagaaaaagttcATCAACTTTACGGTGCCAATCAGCATCCAGACGTACAGCTTCATCGTGTCGAGACCAAA GGAGCTGAGCCGCGTCTTTCTGTTTCTGTCGCCGTTCACAGTTGAT ACTTGGATGTGCCTCGGGTTGACGATACTGATGATGGCCCCGCTGCTGTACGTGGTGAACCGCGTTAGCCCGTTCTACGAGCACCACGGCAAGTCCAACAAGCTGGGGCTGGGCAAGCTGAACAACTGCTTCTGGTATCTGTATGGGGCGCTGCTGCAGCAAG GTGGACTCTACCTTCCATATGCCGACAGTGGTCGAATTATTATTGGAACATGGTGGTTGG TTGTCCTCGTTATCGTCACCACCTACTGCGGAAATCTGGTTGCCTTTCTAACCTTCCCCAAGATCGCTGTTCCCATCACGACAATTTCGCAGCTGGTTCGCAACAACGAGGGAATAACTTGGAGCATCCGCAAGGGAACGTTTTTGGAGCAGTTTCTGAGGGAAACCGATGACGCCAAGTATCTCAAGCTGTCCCATGGAGCTACATTTATTTCGGACGAATCGGATTCGATGGTGCAGTCGATTCGGAACGGCCACCACGTGCACATCGACTGGAGGACCAACCTAaagtacctgctgaagagggaGTTCCTGAAGAATGATCGGTGTGATTTTGCGCTGAGTTTGGACGAGTTTTTGGACGAACAAATAGCGCTGGCTCTTCCCAAGGCTAGTCCGTATTTGGATGTCATCAACGCGGAGATTACGAAGATGCATCAGTTTGGGTTTATCCACAAGTGGCTCAGCAATTACATGCCCTCGGAGGACAAGTGTTCCAAGGCACGGAAGAACACGGACGTGGAAAATCACACGGTCAACAATGACGACATGGCTGGCTCTTATTACGTGCTTTTGATCGGGTTTTCTTCGGGGATGTTTCTGTTTCTGATTGAGTTTGGGTGGAGATTCTACAAAAAGTCCAAGGAGCAATCGCTGCAGCCGTTTACAGATTGA
- the LOC120419310 gene encoding ionotropic receptor 93a isoform X2 has translation MAITDTDCPRLPSHNAIMIPKSIPASGIFEELPQVIMDMKTMKAFSWKSAILLYDDSFDRDIVARSVLALSKESEDVLPLSLSLFRIESHTHMWEKRKAVRKVLLGLPTRYIGTNFIAIVTATTMELVMDIAKELKMVNPLAQWLYVISDTTAEQNNISSVHSIISEGDNIAFVYNMRKTAASCESQTLCYIENLVNALVKGLSKLIREEKAVYGQIADEEWEVIRMTKVERKNDILQIIKEERVGKDTCNECSMWKVQSGETWGYTYQLPADDVLSGTAVGRRKQVEMLDVGYWTPQDGFVMADFLFPHISHGFRGIHLNFYTYHNPPWQFVSFNESGHPTLSGGVVMDILEELSRKLNFTYTVIVAQTNIEYVGNLTEDGNNTSIREIHTVTTDIPSEIMKSLIDNKILLAAVGATVSEKQKKFINFTVPISIQTYSFIVSRPKELSRVFLFLSPFTVDTWMCLGLTILMMAPLLYVVNRVSPFYEHHGKSNKLGLGKLNNCFWYLYGALLQQGGLYLPYADSGRIIIGTWWLVVLVIVTTYCGNLVAFLTFPKIAVPITTISQLVRNNEGITWSIRKGTFLEQFLRETDDAKYLKLSHGATFISDESDSMVQSIRNGHHVHIDWRTNLKYLLKREFLKNDRCDFALSLDEFLDEQIALALPKASPYLDVINAEITKMHQFGFIHKWLSNYMPSEDKCSKARKNTDVENHTVNNDDMAGSYYVLLIGFSSGMFLFLIEFGWRFYKKSKEQSLQPFTD, from the exons ATGGCAATTACGGACACGGATTGTCCACGGTTGCCATCTCACAATGCTATCATG ATCCCCAAATCAATTCCCGCCAGTGGCATCTTTGAAGAGCTGCCCCAAGTGATCATGGACATGAAAACGATGAAGGCCTTCAGCTGGAAGTCTGCCATATTGCTGTACGATGACAGTTTTG ACCGCGACATCGTCGCCCGCTCCGTCCTAGCCCTGTCCAAGGAGTCGGAGGATGTCCTCCCACTATCGCTGTCCCTGTTCCGCATCGAGAGCCACACCCACATGTGGGAGAAACGCAAAGCCGTCCGGAAGGTACTGCTCGGTCTACCGACCCGCTACATTGGCACCAACTTCATAGCGATTGTAACCGCAACGACGATGGAACTGGTGATGGACATCGCCAAGGAGCTGAAGATGGTCAACCCGTTGGCCCAGTGGCTGTACGTGATATCGGATACGACAGCGGAGCAGAACAACATCTCGTCCGTGCACTCGATCATCTCCGAGGGGGACAACATTGCGTTCGTGTACAACATGAGAAAGACTGCGGCATCCTGCGAGTCCCAGACGCTGTGCTACATTGAGAACCTGGTGAATGCACTGGTAAAGGGACTGTCTAAGCTGATAAGGGAGGAGAAGGCTGTTTACGGGCAGATTGCTGATGAGGAGTGGGAGGTCATTCGGATGACCAAGGTGGAGCGGAAGAATGATATCCTGCAGATCATAAAG GAGGAACGTGTTGGAAAAGATACCTGCAACGAGTGCTCGATGTGGAAAGTACAATCTGGAGAAACCTGGGGATACACCTATCAATTACCCGCGG ACGATGTGTTATCCGGAACTGCGGTGGGACGGCGAAAGCAGGTTGAGATGCTGGATGTCGGCTACTGGACACCACAGGACGGGTTCGTGATGGCCGACTTTCTGTTTCCGCACATCTCTCACGGATTTCGAGGAATTCACCTGAACTTTTACACCTACCAT AACCCTCCATGGCAATTTGTGTCCTTTAACGAAAGTGGTCATCCCACCCTATCCGGGGGCGTCGTGATGGACATCTTGGAAGAGTTGTCCCGAAAGCTGAACTTTACCTACACCGTCATAGTCGCTCAAACCAACATTGAGTACGTTGGAAATCTTACCGAGGACGGAAACAATACG TCCATCAGAGAAATCCACACGGTCACCACGGACATCCCGTCCGAGATCATGAAGTCCCTAATCGACAACAAAATTCTGCTCGCCGCGGTCGGAGCAACGGTCAGcgaaaagcagaaaaagttcATCAACTTTACGGTGCCAATCAGCATCCAGACGTACAGCTTCATCGTGTCGAGACCAAA GGAGCTGAGCCGCGTCTTTCTGTTTCTGTCGCCGTTCACAGTTGAT ACTTGGATGTGCCTCGGGTTGACGATACTGATGATGGCCCCGCTGCTGTACGTGGTGAACCGCGTTAGCCCGTTCTACGAGCACCACGGCAAGTCCAACAAGCTGGGGCTGGGCAAGCTGAACAACTGCTTCTGGTATCTGTATGGGGCGCTGCTGCAGCAAG GTGGACTCTACCTTCCATATGCCGACAGTGGTCGAATTATTATTGGAACATGGTGGTTGG TTGTCCTCGTTATCGTCACCACCTACTGCGGAAATCTGGTTGCCTTTCTAACCTTCCCCAAGATCGCTGTTCCCATCACGACAATTTCGCAGCTGGTTCGCAACAACGAGGGAATAACTTGGAGCATCCGCAAGGGAACGTTTTTGGAGCAGTTTCTGAGGGAAACCGATGACGCCAAGTATCTCAAGCTGTCCCATGGAGCTACATTTATTTCGGACGAATCGGATTCGATGGTGCAGTCGATTCGGAACGGCCACCACGTGCACATCGACTGGAGGACCAACCTAaagtacctgctgaagagggaGTTCCTGAAGAATGATCGGTGTGATTTTGCGCTGAGTTTGGACGAGTTTTTGGACGAACAAATAGCGCTGGCTCTTCCCAAGGCTAGTCCGTATTTGGATGTCATCAACGCGGAGATTACGAAGATGCATCAGTTTGGGTTTATCCACAAGTGGCTCAGCAATTACATGCCCTCGGAGGACAAGTGTTCCAAGGCACGGAAGAACACGGACGTGGAAAATCACACGGTCAACAATGACGACATGGCTGGCTCTTATTACGTGCTTTTGATCGGGTTTTCTTCGGGGATGTTTCTGTTTCTGATTGAGTTTGGGTGGAGATTCTACAAAAAGTCCAAGGAGCAATCGCTGCAGCCGTTTACAGATTGA